Proteins encoded together in one Thermococcus barophilus MP window:
- a CDS encoding metal-dependent hydrolase: MDPLKHASIPLLAFLAVSKSPSLVSVAVLLFGAVFPDFDVLFEEHRGYFHSLLFIMPIFTLSFYIQNHYLWLFVFGLGMHFFLDFLSGVIPFLYPLRKKGFGIKVSGVIVFESLPKINVKYEILVGYPARSRGSYVGFSNESLAIALVALIALLFRLKFSSL; encoded by the coding sequence ATGGATCCCTTAAAACATGCATCAATTCCTTTACTTGCATTTTTGGCTGTCAGCAAAAGTCCAAGCTTAGTTTCGGTTGCTGTTCTCCTATTCGGTGCTGTTTTTCCAGATTTCGATGTCCTTTTTGAGGAGCATAGGGGTTATTTTCACTCCCTTCTGTTTATTATGCCGATTTTTACGCTTTCGTTTTACATCCAAAACCATTATCTTTGGCTGTTTGTCTTTGGGCTTGGGATGCACTTCTTTTTGGATTTTTTATCAGGTGTTATACCGTTTCTGTACCCTCTAAGGAAGAAAGGGTTTGGGATAAAGGTTTCTGGAGTTATAGTCTTTGAAAGCCTGCCAAAGATAAATGTTAAATATGAAATCCTCGTTGGGTATCCCGCCAGATCAAGGGGAAGCTATGTCGGATTTTCAAATGAAAGTTTGGCAATAGCGTTGGTTGCGCTAATTGCTCTGCTGTTCCGGTTGAAATTTTCATCATTGTGA
- a CDS encoding replication factor C small subunit produces MSEEVKEVKILEKPWVEKYRPQRLDDIVGQDHIVKRLKHYVKTGSMPHLLFAGPPGVGKTTAALCLTRELFGEHWRHNFLELNASDERGINVIREKVKEFARTKPIGGASFKIIFLDEADALTQDAQQALRRMMEMFSNNVRFILSCNYSSKIIEPIQSRCAIFRFRPLKDEDIAKRIRFIAENEGLELTEEGLQALLYIAEGDLRRAINVLQAAAALDTKITDENVFLVASRARPEDIREMMLMALEGNFLKAREKLREILLKQGLSGEDVLIQMHKEVFNLPISEPKKVALADKIGEYNFRLVEGANEMIQLEALLAQFTLLGK; encoded by the coding sequence ATGAGCGAAGAGGTCAAAGAAGTTAAAATTCTGGAAAAACCATGGGTTGAAAAATATAGACCACAGAGATTAGATGACATTGTTGGACAAGATCATATAGTTAAGAGACTCAAGCACTACGTTAAAACAGGCTCGATGCCCCACCTTCTATTCGCTGGCCCTCCCGGTGTTGGAAAAACGACTGCAGCTTTGTGTTTAACAAGAGAACTCTTTGGAGAACACTGGAGACACAACTTCCTCGAACTGAACGCGAGTGATGAGAGAGGAATTAACGTTATTAGAGAAAAAGTCAAAGAATTCGCAAGAACAAAGCCAATTGGTGGAGCAAGCTTTAAGATAATCTTCCTCGATGAGGCAGATGCTTTAACACAAGACGCCCAGCAGGCATTGAGAAGAATGATGGAGATGTTCTCGAATAACGTTCGCTTTATATTAAGCTGTAATTATTCGTCAAAGATCATTGAGCCGATTCAGTCAAGATGTGCAATATTCAGGTTCAGACCCCTTAAGGATGAAGACATTGCAAAGAGAATCAGGTTTATAGCAGAGAACGAAGGACTGGAGCTAACGGAAGAAGGGCTCCAAGCGCTCCTGTACATAGCTGAGGGGGACTTAAGAAGGGCAATTAACGTTCTGCAAGCGGCAGCAGCACTTGACACAAAGATTACAGACGAGAATGTGTTCCTTGTTGCAAGCAGAGCAAGACCAGAAGATATTAGGGAAATGATGCTCATGGCATTGGAGGGTAATTTCCTCAAGGCAAGGGAGAAGCTCAGAGAAATTCTCCTTAAGCAGGGCCTAAGTGGAGAAGACGTTCTTATCCAAATGCATAAAGAAGTGTTCAACCTGCCAATAAGCGAGCCCAAGAAAGTTGCTTTAGCCGATAAGATTGGAGAGTACAACTTTAGACTGGTTGAGGGAGCAAATGAAATGATTCAGCTTGAGGCTCTGCTTGCCCAGTTTACTCTGCTGGGCAAATGA
- a CDS encoding replication factor C large subunit, translating into MDIPWVEKYRPKRLREIVNQRQALEKVEAWIKQWVHGTPKKKALLLAGPPGSGKTTTVYALANEYKFEVIELNASDERTFEKIRRYLDAAYTMDIFGRRRKLIFLDEADNIEPSGAHEIAKLIDRARNPIIMAANKYWEVPAEIRNKAEVVEYKRLTQRDIMQALFRIIKAEGIFVPKEIVAEIAKRASGDLRAAINDLQTVVAGGIEDAREVLAYRDVEKTIFQALGLIFGSDNAKRAKMATWNLDMTPDELLLWVDENIPYIYYKPEDIAEAYNAISRADIYLGRAKRSGNYGLWKYAIDMMTAGVAVSGVKKKGFLKFYPPKTLRMLKDTKEERGIRDSIIKKIMKQMHMSKLEAIETMQIFKTIFENNLDVAAHIAVFLDLGDKEIEFLAGDKEKATKIKGKTLSIHRKLKKAGIEIKVEIEGEPSKEIEEEEIGEEPEEETAEAEGEEVSEEEKESKEIEKEIEEAEWEKEEKPKKEEKIDKAKKKGKQATLFDFLKK; encoded by the coding sequence ATGGATATACCCTGGGTTGAGAAGTACCGTCCAAAAAGACTGAGAGAAATAGTTAATCAAAGGCAGGCTCTTGAAAAAGTCGAGGCATGGATTAAGCAGTGGGTTCATGGAACTCCAAAGAAAAAGGCTCTCCTCCTTGCAGGCCCACCGGGAAGTGGAAAGACCACCACGGTTTATGCCCTGGCTAATGAGTATAAGTTTGAGGTTATTGAGCTCAACGCAAGCGATGAAAGAACCTTCGAGAAAATAAGGAGATACCTTGATGCTGCATACACAATGGACATTTTTGGAAGGAGGAGAAAGCTGATATTTCTTGATGAGGCCGATAACATTGAGCCAAGCGGTGCTCACGAGATAGCAAAGCTCATAGACAGGGCAAGAAACCCCATAATCATGGCTGCCAATAAATACTGGGAAGTGCCCGCTGAGATAAGAAATAAAGCCGAGGTCGTTGAATACAAGCGCTTAACTCAGCGAGACATTATGCAGGCACTTTTCAGAATTATTAAGGCAGAGGGCATATTTGTTCCAAAGGAGATAGTGGCAGAGATAGCAAAAAGGGCAAGCGGAGATTTAAGAGCTGCAATAAATGATCTGCAAACTGTAGTTGCCGGCGGAATAGAGGACGCAAGGGAAGTGCTTGCTTACAGAGATGTGGAAAAAACAATCTTTCAAGCACTGGGACTGATCTTTGGAAGCGATAATGCAAAGAGGGCAAAAATGGCAACATGGAACTTGGACATGACACCCGACGAGCTCCTTCTCTGGGTTGATGAGAACATCCCCTATATCTACTATAAGCCGGAAGATATTGCTGAAGCTTACAACGCCATAAGCAGAGCTGATATCTATTTAGGAAGGGCTAAAAGAAGCGGAAACTACGGGCTGTGGAAGTATGCAATAGACATGATGACAGCAGGAGTTGCAGTTTCAGGAGTGAAAAAGAAGGGCTTCCTCAAATTCTATCCTCCGAAGACTCTTAGAATGCTTAAGGATACAAAGGAAGAAAGGGGAATCAGGGACTCAATTATCAAGAAAATCATGAAGCAGATGCACATGAGCAAGCTTGAAGCTATTGAGACAATGCAGATATTCAAAACGATCTTCGAAAACAACTTAGACGTTGCTGCCCATATAGCTGTTTTTTTGGACTTGGGAGACAAAGAGATAGAGTTCTTAGCTGGAGACAAAGAAAAAGCAACGAAGATTAAGGGCAAAACACTCTCAATTCACAGAAAGCTCAAGAAAGCTGGAATTGAGATAAAAGTTGAGATAGAAGGGGAACCCTCCAAAGAGATCGAAGAGGAAGAAATTGGAGAAGAACCTGAGGAAGAAACTGCAGAAGCAGAGGGTGAAGAAGTTTCTGAGGAAGAAAAAGAAAGCAAAGAAATCGAAAAGGAAATAGAAGAGGCAGAATGGGAGAAAGAAGAAAAACCTAAGAAGGAGGAGAAGATCGACAAAGCAAAGAAGAAAGGCAAGCAGGCGACGCTGTTTGACTTTCTAAAGAAATAA